The following coding sequences lie in one Capsicum annuum cultivar UCD-10X-F1 chromosome 5, UCD10Xv1.1, whole genome shotgun sequence genomic window:
- the LOC124885259 gene encoding (S)-8-oxocitronellyl enol synthase CYC2-like: MNTWLLMCHFCSTLEQTIFFCISNMSWWRVGAIGTAKKKFEEDDAPSKYESVALIIGVTGIMGNSLAEILPLANIPGGPWKVYGVARQSRPSWNADHPIEYRKIPNLSYRFSVM; this comes from the exons ATGAACACGTGGCTTCTTATGTGCCACTTTTGCAGTACCTTAGAACAAACTATTTTCTTTTGCATTTCCAATATGAGCTGGTGGCGAGTTGGAGCTATTGGTACTGCCAAG AAAAAATTCGAAGAAGATGATGCACCGTCCAAGTATGAAAGTGTTGCTCTAATCATCGGAGTCACCGGCATCATGGGCAATAGCCTCGCCGAGATCCTCCCTCTGGCCAATATCCCCGGTGGTCCCTGGAAGGTTTACGGCGTTGCCCGCCAGTCTAGACCATCGTGGAATGCTGACCATCCGATTGAGTACCGAAAGATACCCAATCTAAGCTATCGGTTCTCAGTGATGTAA